A genomic region of Thermodesulfobium narugense DSM 14796 contains the following coding sequences:
- a CDS encoding indolepyruvate oxidoreductase subunit beta, producing the protein MDKIDFLFVGVGGQGVLTASRLVSSVGFKSGYDVKLTEVHGMAQRGGSVESAVRLAKKVHSPLLSKGEVDFLVAFECLEAARYLEYLKPDGKLLVSDEMLPPLSVISGKAEYPVDIMDKIKDLGFDFDLVNASKLAKDVGNPKTINIIMMGLLSKYLDIPEDLWIESIKESLPERLHEINLKAFMVGRKYE; encoded by the coding sequence ATGGATAAAATTGACTTCTTGTTTGTAGGCGTAGGAGGACAGGGGGTGTTAACTGCATCTAGGTTGGTATCTAGTGTGGGATTTAAGAGCGGTTATGACGTAAAACTAACTGAGGTTCACGGCATGGCACAAAGAGGGGGAAGCGTAGAGAGCGCTGTAAGGCTTGCTAAAAAGGTGCACTCTCCTCTTTTATCAAAGGGCGAAGTTGATTTTCTTGTGGCTTTTGAGTGTTTGGAGGCTGCAAGGTATTTGGAATATCTAAAGCCGGACGGCAAACTATTAGTTTCAGATGAGATGTTGCCTCCCTTGTCCGTGATATCTGGAAAAGCTGAATATCCTGTAGACATAATGGATAAGATAAAGGATCTTGGTTTTGATTTCGATCTCGTTAACGCTTCAAAATTGGCAAAGGATGTGGGAAATCCAAAGACAATAAACATTATTATGATGGGGCTATTATCAAAATATCTGGATATTCCAGAAGATTTGTGGATAGAATCTATAAAGGAGTCTTTACCCGAAAGGCTTCATGAGATTAATTTGAAAGCTTTTATGGTGGGGAGAAAGTACGAGTAA
- the iorA gene encoding indolepyruvate ferredoxin oxidoreductase subunit alpha, with protein sequence MKKIMLGNEAIARGAWEAGATFASAYPGTPSTEVMENLKKYEELYVEWAPNEKVSLEACFGASLSGNRSICSMKHVGLNVAADVLQTMTYTGINAGLVIVVADDPGMHSSQNEQDTRYFAKMSRAIVLEPSDSQEAKDLTKWAFEVSEETDLPVIIRSTTRLSHSSSIVELEDRVEVLKKDIDKRPEKYIVLPANARRLRANLDNKVKKAVSIFEKSNFNKIEGNGNTGVIACGVAYEHAREVFKYASFLKLSTTYPLPKSLISDFVRRFDRVYVIEESDPFVADEIRAMNLGVEIIGKEVFEPSLEMSPDLIRKTLFNVEAPKYDLPVLPRPPLFCAGCPHRGVYYALNKIRMKKKDLYITSDIGCYSLGALKPLDATDTIICMGASLGMAAGLAQNLKSDDGIKVVATLGDSTFTHAGLPGIAELAYNKAPVLVIILDNRTTAMTGHQGNPMSGIRARGDETDPIKIKKVLKGLGINHVKVVDPIDFKKLQKTIEKMLKLNEPCVIVSKRPCVLVERAQNVKYTVDEEKCKGCKICLNVACPAMSFNKDIKKVKIRADLCYGCRLCVDACLHGAIKQL encoded by the coding sequence TTGAAAAAGATAATGTTGGGCAACGAGGCTATTGCAAGGGGAGCATGGGAGGCAGGAGCAACATTTGCATCGGCATATCCTGGAACGCCTAGTACTGAAGTTATGGAGAACCTGAAGAAATATGAAGAGTTGTATGTAGAGTGGGCTCCAAACGAAAAGGTCTCCCTTGAAGCTTGTTTTGGAGCTTCTCTTTCAGGTAATAGAAGCATATGTTCTATGAAACACGTTGGGTTAAATGTTGCTGCAGATGTGCTTCAGACTATGACTTATACGGGAATAAACGCAGGATTGGTTATTGTGGTGGCTGATGATCCTGGCATGCACAGTTCTCAAAACGAACAAGACACAAGATATTTTGCAAAGATGTCAAGGGCAATAGTTCTTGAACCTTCAGATTCTCAGGAAGCAAAAGATTTAACCAAGTGGGCATTTGAGGTTTCAGAAGAGACCGACTTGCCTGTAATAATCAGATCTACTACAAGGCTATCTCACTCTTCTTCAATAGTAGAGCTTGAAGATAGAGTAGAAGTCTTAAAAAAGGATATAGATAAGAGGCCAGAAAAATATATTGTTTTGCCTGCCAATGCAAGAAGGCTCAGAGCAAATCTTGACAATAAAGTAAAAAAGGCTGTTAGCATTTTTGAAAAATCAAACTTTAATAAAATTGAGGGAAATGGAAATACTGGAGTTATTGCTTGCGGCGTTGCTTATGAACATGCAAGAGAAGTCTTTAAATACGCTTCATTTTTGAAACTTTCCACTACCTATCCCTTGCCTAAGTCCCTAATATCTGATTTCGTTAGAAGATTTGACAGAGTATATGTCATTGAGGAATCAGATCCCTTTGTGGCGGATGAAATTAGAGCAATGAATTTGGGGGTCGAGATTATTGGGAAAGAGGTTTTTGAGCCATCTCTTGAGATGTCACCCGATTTGATAAGAAAGACGCTTTTTAATGTGGAGGCGCCAAAATACGATTTGCCAGTTCTTCCCAGGCCTCCGCTTTTTTGCGCTGGATGTCCTCACAGAGGAGTTTATTATGCGCTAAATAAAATAAGGATGAAGAAAAAAGACCTTTATATAACATCTGATATTGGCTGTTATTCTCTTGGGGCGCTGAAGCCTCTGGACGCAACTGATACGATTATATGTATGGGGGCAAGTCTTGGAATGGCTGCAGGGCTGGCTCAAAACCTTAAATCTGATGACGGCATTAAAGTAGTAGCTACGTTAGGAGATTCTACATTTACTCATGCAGGGCTTCCCGGAATTGCTGAATTAGCTTACAATAAGGCGCCTGTTCTTGTAATTATATTAGATAACAGGACTACTGCTATGACAGGACACCAAGGAAATCCTATGTCTGGCATAAGGGCAAGAGGCGATGAAACAGATCCCATAAAGATAAAGAAAGTCTTGAAAGGCTTAGGGATAAATCACGTAAAAGTTGTAGATCCTATAGACTTTAAAAAGCTTCAGAAGACTATTGAAAAGATGTTAAAACTTAACGAGCCATGCGTTATTGTTTCAAAAAGGCCATGCGTTTTGGTTGAAAGGGCCCAAAACGTTAAATATACTGTGGATGAAGAAAAGTGCAAGGGTTGTAAGATATGTCTAAATGTAGCATGTCCTGCAATGAGTTTTAATAAGGATATAAAAAAGGTAAAGATAAGAGCTGATCTGTGTTACGGTTGCAGATTGTGTGTGGACGCATGTCTACACGGCGCAATAAAACAATTATAA
- a CDS encoding ACT domain-containing protein gives MKVRQLAIFMENRAGRLAELTEVLAKGKIDIRGFSVADTAEYGIFRVLVDDPAKAKEMLKNEGFTVKETDVICVDVPDIPGGLHKTLKILADEGINVEYLYSGVGGFVVFDLSDTEKGIKVLQDNNIGILSHSDIVARKINN, from the coding sequence ATGAAAGTAAGACAATTAGCAATATTTATGGAGAATAGGGCAGGAAGGCTTGCTGAATTGACAGAGGTTTTAGCAAAGGGAAAGATTGATATCAGGGGGTTTTCTGTAGCCGATACTGCAGAGTATGGTATATTTAGAGTTCTAGTAGACGACCCTGCAAAGGCTAAAGAGATGCTTAAAAATGAGGGATTCACTGTAAAAGAGACCGACGTTATATGCGTTGACGTTCCTGATATCCCAGGAGGACTACATAAAACTCTTAAAATTCTTGCTGATGAAGGGATAAACGTTGAGTATCTGTATTCTGGCGTTGGTGGATTTGTGGTTTTTGACCTTTCGGATACAGAAAAAGGAATAAAAGTACTTCAAGATAACAATATAGGAATACTGTCTCATTCTGACATTGTAGCAAGAAAAATAAATAATTAA